A stretch of Roseomonas marmotae DNA encodes these proteins:
- a CDS encoding class I SAM-dependent methyltransferase, which yields MPDPVTATLAYYDQHAAAFAAQNAALDLTPLYERFLRHLPPGGRILDAGCGTGRDCLAFAERGYAVVGFDASAAMVQLSRARVGRRATLHHMPFEAVAWQAAFDGLWCCASLLHVPAAAFADVAARLVAALRPGGAWYLSFKQGAGEHWRDGRLFVDHSEASLRATLQPLPVRIADLWTSPDLRPGRERENWLNLVAIRTETESIAQGRSEAGP from the coding sequence ATGCCTGATCCGGTCACGGCAACGCTGGCCTATTATGACCAGCACGCGGCCGCTTTTGCGGCGCAGAATGCTGCGCTCGACCTGACGCCGCTCTATGAGCGCTTTCTGCGGCATCTGCCGCCGGGCGGGCGCATCCTGGATGCCGGCTGCGGCACTGGCCGCGACTGTCTGGCCTTTGCTGAGCGGGGCTATGCGGTGGTGGGTTTTGATGCCTCGGCGGCGATGGTCCAGCTAAGCCGGGCGCGGGTTGGCCGTCGCGCCACCCTCCACCACATGCCCTTTGAGGCGGTCGCCTGGCAGGCAGCCTTCGACGGCCTCTGGTGCTGTGCCTCGCTGCTGCATGTGCCGGCCGCGGCCTTTGCCGATGTGGCGGCCCGGCTGGTGGCGGCCCTGCGGCCAGGGGGCGCGTGGTATCTATCCTTCAAGCAGGGTGCGGGCGAGCACTGGCGCGACGGGCGCCTGTTTGTCGACCACAGTGAGGCGAGCCTCCGCGCCACACTGCAGCCGCTGCCGGTGCGGATTGCGGATCTCTGGACCTCGCCCGATCTGCGGCCGGGCCGGGAGCGCGAGAACTGGCTGAACCTGGTGGCGATCCGGACTGAGACAGAGAGCATCGCGCAAGGCCGGTCAGAGGCAGGCCCGTGA
- a CDS encoding cold-shock protein — translation MAIGTVKWFNTTKGFGFIQPEDGSKDVFLHISDVQRAGMDVREGDKLSYDVQSGQQGKLSAGNLRQA, via the coding sequence ATGGCTATCGGCACCGTTAAGTGGTTCAACACGACCAAGGGCTTCGGCTTCATCCAGCCCGAGGACGGCTCCAAGGACGTCTTCCTGCACATCTCCGACGTGCAGCGCGCCGGCATGGACGTGCGTGAGGGCGACAAGCTCTCCTACGACGTCCAGAGCGGCCAGCAGGGCAAGCTCTCGGCCGGCAATCTGCGCCAGGCCTAA